In the bacterium genome, one interval contains:
- a CDS encoding cyclic nucleotide-binding domain-containing protein has product MTDVLRQHIVKRLGPNHENLDLVLSKFTPIEVKRNEHLVLQGEVCKHVYFIAKGCLQVYVYDNEMNETTRDIVTEDNWCTELISFGSGQPASENIRAVEPTHLLAIDKLGFGEMIERVPQFDAVYKQILEASYANSVYRINTFVSLSALDRIKWVMQNRPSLMTRVSSKLIASYLGINKDVFSRLKAKL; this is encoded by the coding sequence ATGACAGATGTCCTAAGGCAGCATATAGTTAAACGACTTGGGCCTAATCATGAAAACTTGGATCTCGTATTGTCTAAGTTCACACCGATTGAGGTAAAAAGAAATGAACACCTTGTGTTGCAGGGTGAAGTTTGTAAACACGTATATTTTATTGCTAAGGGATGTTTGCAAGTGTATGTGTATGATAATGAAATGAATGAGACCACCCGCGATATTGTAACCGAAGATAACTGGTGTACTGAACTTATCAGTTTTGGCAGCGGACAACCGGCAAGTGAAAATATCAGAGCGGTAGAGCCAACACATCTTTTAGCCATTGATAAGCTTGGATTTGGTGAAATGATTGAGAGAGTTCCACAATTTGATGCTGTATATAAACAAATTCTTGAGGCTTCTTACGCCAACTCGGTATACAGGATAAATACATTCGTATCATTATCAGCACTTGACAGAATAAAGTGGGTAATGCAAAACAGGCCTTCACTTATGACAAGGGTTTCGAGCAAACTGATTGCTTCTTATTTAGGAATTAACAAAGACGTGTTTAGTAGGTTAAAAGCCAAATTATAG
- a CDS encoding tyrosine-type recombinase/integrase — protein sequence MAAIKLVLRKETKKDGTSPLAIRITKDRKSSYIYLDYSVKPEQWDGTQQRVKKSHPNATWLNHFLLKKLAEANEKALELESARQHVSPQTVRRKVKPTAGSTLFAQADLYLQRLRADGKFNRFNADSPRVKHLKEFLKHDMAFQDVTITLIERFKAWLKHGYRRYAHSKQGMSERSAVNHLVVLRSIFAQAIAEGACDEKFYPFGKGKLKIKFPDSRKEGLTREEVARLEETPLEGPADHARNLWLVSYYFAGIRISDVLRLQWDDIRDGRLYYIMGKNAKGDSLKVSDKAMAIFERYRLKETKESGLIFPDLAETDLKDKFETQRAIANRTNAIDTLLRKKVAPACKIDKKLTMHIARHTFGNLSGDKIPVQMLQKLYRHSSITTTIGYQANFMHKDADDALDAVIGG from the coding sequence ATGGCTGCAATCAAACTGGTTCTGCGGAAGGAAACCAAGAAAGACGGCACTTCGCCGCTGGCGATTCGGATTACCAAAGATAGGAAATCCTCGTATATTTATTTGGATTACAGCGTGAAGCCCGAACAATGGGACGGCACACAGCAACGCGTGAAAAAATCGCACCCGAATGCGACCTGGCTTAACCATTTTCTGCTCAAGAAACTGGCTGAAGCCAACGAAAAGGCGTTGGAACTGGAAAGCGCCCGTCAGCATGTTTCGCCGCAGACGGTGCGGAGAAAAGTCAAACCCACTGCCGGCAGCACCTTGTTCGCTCAGGCAGACCTTTACCTGCAACGGCTCAGGGCGGATGGGAAGTTTAACCGTTTTAATGCCGACAGCCCGCGCGTGAAGCATTTAAAGGAGTTTTTAAAGCATGACATGGCATTTCAGGATGTGACTATCACGCTGATAGAGCGGTTCAAGGCATGGCTTAAGCATGGGTACAGACGGTATGCACATTCCAAACAAGGGATGTCGGAACGTTCTGCCGTGAACCATCTTGTGGTGCTACGCTCCATTTTTGCCCAAGCGATTGCCGAAGGTGCCTGTGATGAAAAATTCTACCCGTTCGGTAAAGGCAAACTGAAAATCAAATTTCCCGATTCCCGCAAGGAAGGACTTACCCGCGAGGAAGTGGCACGGCTGGAAGAAACGCCGCTTGAAGGCCCTGCCGATCATGCGCGCAATCTGTGGCTGGTTTCTTATTATTTTGCGGGAATACGCATCTCGGATGTATTGCGCCTGCAATGGGACGATATCCGCGATGGGCGGCTCTATTACATCATGGGAAAAAACGCCAAAGGCGATTCACTGAAAGTCTCTGACAAGGCAATGGCGATTTTCGAGCGTTACAGGTTGAAAGAAACAAAAGAAAGCGGCCTGATTTTTCCGGATCTGGCGGAAACAGACCTGAAAGACAAATTTGAAACGCAACGGGCAATCGCCAACCGCACCAATGCGATTGATACCCTGCTACGCAAAAAAGTCGCCCCCGCGTGCAAGATTGACAAAAAACTCACCATGCACATCGCCCGCCACACGTTCGGCAATCTCTCCGGCGATAAAATTCCTGTGCAGATGTTACAGAAACTCTACCGCCATTCTTCCATCACCACCACCATCGGCTATCAA